The proteins below are encoded in one region of Thermosinus carboxydivorans Nor1:
- the greA gene encoding transcription elongation factor GreA, whose product MAEKQTILTVDGLKKIEQKLEHLKSVRRREVAERIKQAIEFGDISENSEYEDAKNEQAFIEGEILTLEKMLRNAKVIDEGEISTDTVTIGSTVVLKDLEFGDELEYTLVGSAEADPMEFKISNESPVGQAIMGQKVGSVVEVNVPAGILKYKILEIKRS is encoded by the coding sequence ATGGCGGAAAAACAGACAATTCTTACCGTAGATGGTTTGAAGAAGATAGAGCAGAAACTAGAACACCTCAAATCGGTGCGTCGCCGCGAGGTAGCCGAGCGCATTAAGCAAGCCATCGAATTTGGCGATATCAGTGAAAACTCAGAGTACGAAGACGCTAAAAACGAACAGGCTTTCATTGAAGGGGAAATCCTTACCCTGGAGAAAATGTTGCGCAATGCTAAAGTGATTGACGAAGGCGAAATTAGCACTGATACGGTGACAATTGGCTCTACCGTTGTCCTTAAGGACCTTGAGTTCGGCGACGAGCTGGAATATACGTTAGTGGGCTCGGCGGAGGCTGACCCGATGGAGTTCAAGATATCCAATGAATCGCCGGTGGGCCAGGCAATTATGGGCCAGAAGGTGGGAAGCGTTGTTGAAGTGAATGTTCCCGCCGGCATACTGAAATATAAAATTTTAGAGATTAAACGGAGCTAA
- the lysS gene encoding lysine--tRNA ligase: MAEKMEQPIQTQEELNELMRVRREKLAAIAAQDIEPYGRKYNFSHHAADVLADFAALEGQTVRLAGRIMAIRGHGKATFAHLMDMSGRIQVYFRQDVLGEAAYDFFRLLDIGDIIGVEGVVFKTQRGEISVKATSFEILAKSLRPLPEKWHGLKDVETRYRQRYLDLIVNPEVRNTFVLRSRIIQAMRRYLDSKGFLEVETPMMHPIAGGAAARPFITYHNALDMNLYMRIAPELYLKRLIVGGFERVYEIGRVFRNEGISIRHNPEFTLMELYQAYADYQDIMKITEEIIAQVALDVLGTTKITYQGQEIDLTPPWTRMTMTEAILKYSGVDFSTVKTVEEARAIADRLGVVYEKKDGIGNILNNVFEEVAEKHLIQPTFIIGHPVEISPLAKRNKDNPAITDRFEAFIFAREMANGFSELNDPIDQKERFLAQVAQRESGDDEAHMMDEDYVIALEYGMPPTGGLGIGIDRLVMLLTDSYSIRDVILFPHMRHREG, from the coding sequence ATGGCCGAAAAAATGGAACAACCAATACAAACCCAAGAAGAATTAAATGAACTGATGCGGGTGCGGCGCGAAAAATTGGCGGCTATTGCGGCTCAGGACATTGAGCCCTATGGCCGCAAATATAATTTTAGCCACCATGCCGCCGATGTTCTGGCTGACTTTGCCGCCCTGGAAGGGCAGACCGTCCGCCTTGCCGGCCGGATTATGGCGATTCGCGGTCACGGCAAGGCTACGTTTGCCCATTTAATGGACATGTCCGGCCGGATTCAAGTGTATTTTCGCCAGGACGTATTAGGCGAAGCTGCTTACGACTTTTTCCGCCTCCTGGATATCGGCGATATCATTGGCGTTGAAGGTGTTGTATTTAAGACGCAACGGGGCGAGATAAGCGTTAAGGCGACCAGTTTTGAAATCTTGGCCAAATCGCTCCGGCCGTTGCCGGAAAAGTGGCATGGCCTTAAAGACGTAGAAACGCGCTACCGCCAGCGCTACTTGGATTTGATCGTCAATCCGGAGGTGCGCAACACTTTTGTATTGCGGAGCCGCATTATTCAGGCAATGCGCCGCTATCTGGACAGTAAAGGCTTTTTGGAAGTCGAAACGCCGATGATGCATCCGATCGCCGGCGGGGCGGCGGCGCGTCCGTTTATTACTTACCACAATGCTTTGGATATGAACTTATATATGCGAATTGCCCCGGAGCTATATTTAAAACGGCTTATTGTCGGCGGGTTTGAGCGGGTATATGAAATCGGCCGGGTCTTTCGCAACGAAGGCATTTCTATCCGGCATAATCCGGAATTTACTCTAATGGAACTTTACCAGGCTTATGCCGATTACCAGGATATTATGAAAATTACCGAGGAAATCATTGCCCAGGTGGCGCTGGATGTCTTGGGAACGACGAAAATAACTTACCAGGGGCAGGAGATTGACCTTACACCGCCATGGACCCGCATGACAATGACGGAAGCCATTTTGAAATACAGCGGTGTCGACTTTTCCACAGTCAAGACGGTGGAAGAAGCGCGGGCCATCGCGGACCGTCTTGGCGTAGTCTACGAAAAAAAGGACGGCATTGGCAATATTCTTAACAATGTCTTCGAGGAAGTCGCCGAAAAACACCTAATACAGCCTACCTTTATCATCGGCCATCCGGTGGAGATTTCGCCCCTTGCCAAACGCAACAAGGACAACCCGGCCATTACCGACCGGTTCGAAGCTTTTATTTTTGCTCGGGAGATGGCCAATGGCTTCTCTGAGCTCAATGATCCCATTGATCAGAAAGAGCGGTTCCTTGCCCAGGTAGCGCAGCGCGAATCGGGTGACGATGAGGCCCATATGATGGATGAAGATTATGTAATTGCTCTCGAATACGGTATGCCGCCCACCGGCGGGTTAGGGATTGGCATCGACCGGCTGGTTATGCTTCTTACCGACAGTTATTCCATTCGCGATGTCATTCTCTTTCCCCATATGCGTCACCGCGAAGGCTAA
- a CDS encoding saccharopine dehydrogenase NADP-binding domain-containing protein, with product MEKFAFIIHPLTAKDFSRKFPFAKNWPDRFVEGIMKYIPPFKVSEITGVVSDHAEAQGWFVGCPLTSRQMLEMPEPYVIKKIIKAGKVAEKLGAKVVGLGAFTSVVGDAGITIAKNLNIAVTTGNSYTVATALEGTRQAAKLMGKDITQANIVILGATGSIGAACAQILAREARYMTLVARNEKKLEKLAEQIFRSTGLAARVTANTKSALKAADVVIAVTSAVDSIIEPEDLKPGAIVCDVARPRNVSRRVAEMRNDVLVIEGGVVKCQGT from the coding sequence TTGGAAAAATTTGCGTTTATTATCCACCCGCTCACGGCCAAGGATTTTAGCCGCAAATTTCCCTTCGCTAAGAATTGGCCTGATCGCTTTGTGGAAGGCATAATGAAATACATACCGCCGTTTAAAGTTTCCGAAATTACGGGTGTCGTTTCCGATCATGCCGAGGCGCAGGGATGGTTTGTTGGTTGTCCGCTTACGTCGCGGCAGATGCTGGAAATGCCGGAGCCTTACGTCATAAAAAAAATTATTAAGGCCGGTAAAGTAGCGGAAAAATTAGGGGCTAAAGTTGTCGGCCTGGGAGCTTTTACCTCGGTTGTCGGCGATGCCGGAATTACGATTGCCAAGAATTTAAATATTGCGGTTACTACCGGTAACAGTTACACCGTAGCAACGGCATTGGAAGGCACCCGGCAGGCGGCGAAGCTGATGGGCAAGGATATTACGCAGGCCAATATTGTTATTTTAGGCGCCACCGGATCCATCGGGGCGGCTTGTGCTCAAATCCTAGCACGGGAAGCCCGTTATATGACGTTAGTCGCCCGCAACGAAAAAAAGCTGGAAAAACTTGCTGAACAAATTTTCCGTTCTACCGGATTAGCCGCGCGCGTAACGGCAAATACTAAATCCGCTCTAAAAGCAGCCGATGTCGTAATTGCTGTAACAAGCGCTGTCGACAGCATTATTGAGCCGGAGGACTTAAAGCCCGGTGCCATCGTCTGTGATGTGGCCCGCCCGCGCAATGTTTCGCGCCGTGTCGCCGAAATGCGCAATGACGTTTTGGTCATCGAAGGCGGCGTGGTGAAGTGCCAGGGGACGTAA